A single genomic interval of Hevea brasiliensis isolate MT/VB/25A 57/8 chromosome 4, ASM3005281v1, whole genome shotgun sequence harbors:
- the LOC131179221 gene encoding MDIS1-interacting receptor like kinase 2-like: protein MASILQKLVRLFSSLLFHLIPLLVFSVHVLSSASPAAVQTEEAEADSLLRWKASLDNQSQYFLSSWNTTAGRPCNWFGIHCNEAGSVSNISLTDSGLEGTLQSFSFPSFPNLVKLNLSNNSFHGNIPSHIGNLSKLKILDFSVNEISGSIPQEIGMLNSLTYIDLSDNFLTGTIPASIGNLTALPILYIQRNQLSGSLPQELGMLKFVTEIFFSENSLTGIIPISIGNLTNLWALYLDRNQLSGSIPQEIGMLRSLTELALSHNNLTGPIPTSIGNLTTLSYLYLTDNQLSNSLPREIGKLTELTRLFLEMNDLSGTLPLEMNNFTLLEVFIIYSNRFTGQLPQDVCIGGGLKSFAINGNDFTGPIPRSLRNCSRLLRLHLEANQLTGNISEYFGIYPQLNFMDLSDNKFYGELSWKWEGFGNLSTLKISNNNISGTIPADIGMAAQLHLLDLSSNHLAGKIPKELGKLTLFELSLDDNELSGGIPEEIGLLSVLERLQLAANNLSGAIPKQLGYCSKLLFLNLSMNKFSGSIPVELGNLGTLESLDLSQNLLTAVIPPQLGELQRMETLNLSHNLLSGSIPTTFDYLSSLSVVNISYNELEGPIPHNKAFQQAPFEALQNNRHLCGNNTGLEACALVAINKAIRKKDSKLVVVVVITIVCSLFLFIVLVGGFFLRRQRIRNRKAKSEEGPSGEDIYAMWVCNKDMQYENIVKATEEFNPKYCVGIGGYGIVYKAVLPTGRVVAVKKLHQSQNGEMADFKAFKSEICALINIRHRNIVKLHGFCSHTKLSFLVYEFIERGSVRNILSNEELAVELNWFRRLHVVKGIANALTYMHHDCSPSIIHRDISSNNVLLNSEFEAHVSDFGTARILMPDSSNWTSFAGTFGYSAPELAYTMIVNEKCDVYSFGVVTLEILIGRHPGGFISSLSQMNHTTLLKDVIDQRLPTPQNEAAEGVIHIAQLALACLSVNPQSRPTMKQVSSQLINKWHPLTKPFSEVNLGEIFFSRRCQ from the exons ATGGCTTCCATACTACAGAAATTAGTCCGCTTATTTTCCTCACTCCTTTTCCATCTTATTCCTTTACTAGTATTTTCTGTTCATGTTCTTTCTTCTGCATCCCCTGCTGCTGTTCAAACTGAAGAAGCAGAAGCAGATTCTCTTCTGAGATGGAAGGCTTCTCTTGATAATCAAAGCCAATATTTCCTGTCTTCTTGGAATACTACTGCTGGCAGACCCTGCAATTGGTTCGGTATCCACTGCAATGAGGCAGGAAGTGTCTCCAATATAAGCCTTACAGATTCTGGTTTGGAAGGTACGCTTCAGAGTTTCAGCTTTCCATCATTTCCCAATCTTGTCAAGCTTAACCTTAGTAATAACTCTTTCCATGGGAACATTCCTTCCCATATTGGCAATCTATCCAAGCTCAAAATCCTTGATTTTTCTGTCAATGAAATCTCTGGTTCCATTCCCCAAGAAATTGGGATGTTGAATTCTCTCACGTACATTGATTTATCAGACAATTTTCTCACTGGTACAATACCAGCTTCTATAGGGAATTTGACAGCATTGCCAATTCTCTACATTCAAAGGAACCAACTTTCAGGCTCCTTACCTCAAGAACTTGGAATGTTGAAATTTGTCACTGAGATTTTTTTTTCAGAAAATAGTCTCACTGGTATAATCCCAATTTCCATAGGTAACTTGACAAATCTTTGGGCTCTTTATCTTGATCGCAACCAACTTTCTGGTTCCATACCTCAAGAAATTGGCATGCTCAGATCACTTACAGAACTTGCTTTGTCACATAATAATCTCACTGGTCCAATTCCAACTTCTATAGGAAACTTGACAACGTTATCTTATCTTTATCTTACTGACAACCAACTTTCGAATTCCTTACCTAGAGAAATTGGGAAGTTGACAGAGCTAACTAGACTCTTCCTTGAAATGAATGACCTTTCTGGAACTCTCCCTTTAGAGATGAACAACTTCACTCTTTTGGAAGTTTTCATAATATATTCAAATAGATTCACTGGCCAGTTACCACAAGACGTATGCATTGGTGGAGGTCTCAAGTCTTTTGCTATTAATGGAAATGACTTCACGGGTCCCATCCCAAGAAGCCTGAGAAATTGTAGCAGGTTATTGAGACTCCATCTTGAGGCCAACCAACTCACTGGAAACATATCTGAATATTTTGGCATATACCCACAGTTGAACTTCATGGATTTGAGCGATAACAAATTCTATGGTGAGCTTTCATGGAAATGGGAAGGTTTTGGCAACTTGTCAACGCTGAAAATCTCCAATAATAATATTTCTGGTACAATACCAGCTGACATCGGGATGGCAGCTCAATTGCATTTACTTGATCTCTCATCAAATCACCTTGCAGGGAAGATTCCAAAGGAATTGGGGAAGTTAACATTGTTTGAACTTTCTCTTGATGATAACGAACTTTCAGGTGGCATTCCTGAAGAAATTGGATTATTATCTGTTCTTGAGCGTCTTCAATTGGCAGCTAACAATCTAAGTGGAGCAATTCCCAAACAGCTTGGATATTGCTCAAAGCTATTGTTCTtgaatctcagcatgaacaaatTCTCAGGGAGTATTCCTGTAGAGTTGGGCAATTTAGGCACTCTTGAAAGTCTTGATCTCAGTCAAAATTTGTTAACAGCAGTGATACCACCACAACTTGGTGAGTTGCAAAGAATGGAGACATTGAACCTCTCCCACAATTTACTGTCAGGTTCCATTCCAACTACTTTTGATTATTTATCGAGCCTGAGTGTTGTAAATATATCCTATAATGAGTTAGAGGGCCCAATTCCCCACAATAAAGCCTTTCAACAGGCTCCATTTGAAGCACTTCAAAACAACAGACACCTGTGTGGCAATAACACTGGACTAGAGGCTTGTGCCTTAGTTGCAATCAACAAAGCTATCAGAAAAAAAGATAGTAAACTGGTTGTTGTTGTTGTCATTACCATCGTGTGTAGTCTGTTTCTATTTATTGTCTTGGTTGGGGGTTTCTTTCTTCGCCGCCAAAGAATTAGAAACAGAAAAGCTAAGTCAGAGGAAGGGCCGAGTGGTGAAGATATTTATGCAATGTGGGTTTGTAATAAGGATATGCAATATGAAAACATTGTTAAGGCTACAGAGGAGTTCAACCCCAAGTATTGCGTTGGGATTGGAGGATATGGAATCGTCTACAAAGCTGTGCTGCCAACTGGTCGAGTGGTTGCTGTAAAGAAACTTCACCAGTCACAAAATGGAGAGATGGCTGATTTCAAAGCGTTTAAAAGTGAGATTTGTGCATTGATAAACATACGTCATCGAAATATTGTGAAGTTACATGGTTTTTGTTCACACACCAAACTCTCATTTTTGGTTTATGAATTCATAGAAAGGGGAAGTGTAAGAAATATTTTAAGCAATGAAGAACTAGCAGTGGAGTTGAATTGGTTTAGGAGGCTACATGTTGTTAAGGGAATAGCTAATGCATTGACCTATATGCACCATGACTGCTCTCCTTCAATCATCCATCGAGACATTTCCAGTAACAATGTTCTATTGAATTCAGAGTTTGAGGCTCATGTCTCTGATTTTGGAACAGCTAGGATCTTAATGCCAGACTCGTCAAATTGGACCTCATTTGCAGGCACATTCGGGTACTCGGCACCAG AGCTAGCTTACACCATGATCGTCAATGAAAAATGCGATGTTTACAGTTTTGGTGTGGTGACACTTGAAATTCTAATAGGAAGACATCCAGGTGGTTTCATTTCATCTCTTTCACAGATGAATCATACTACACTACTTAAGGATGTGATTGATCAACGTCTCCCAACTCCTCAAAATGAAGCTGCTGAAGGAGTAATACATATTGCACAACTCGCACTTGCCTGCTTGAGTGTCAATCCGCAATCTCGCCCAACCATGAAACAAGTTTCTTCACAGCTGATAAATAAATGGCATCCATTGACTAAGCCATTCTCAGAAGTAAATTTGggagaaatttttttttcaaggAGGTGTCAGTAG